One region of Strongyloides ratti genome assembly S_ratti_ED321, chromosome : X genomic DNA includes:
- a CDS encoding Nuclear hormone receptor, ligand-binding, core domain and Zinc finger, nuclear hormone receptor-type domain and Nuclear hormone receptor, ligand-binding domain and Zinc finger, NHR/GATA-type domain-containing protein, with translation MANSKVVIKDNLPNERKNFKLQTTLCSICNNESTGIHFGAEACGSCSAFFRRSVVMGKIYTYHSVYCKSENKWKKCRACRLQKCYEMGMIKSAVQNKRDAIGKQSKQGIIAREINRKNTLSKIINNNEINNSYLKSSIYNSLNLSQSNLDNKFDIKNENILDELYRKYQNLKDDRKLLYTEKCSVKLFDDHTNLEPTELNDLSECLYLLWRIEPRLILKFISTNKYINCLHPEEKLKIYKYFIPIFQALEEPYLTWINGGINLNLWMMANKKYINISKIDEYFSSQNVFNCLNLDKDTTVKLFISSFSNALEFVGKVMAEYNINEYEFVFLIALLLFEPTIPNIREETIYYLQKLRNDVFNDMYCYEKYKNHCTNVDVRIGNIIMILSGVKIHTKTVINNLHILRNFSIQPKNKLFDMDTLFFL, from the exons atggCAAATTCAAAAGTTGTTATTAAGGATAATTTACCTAATGAAagaaagaattttaaattacaaacGACATTATGTTCAATATGTAATAATGAGTCTACTGGAATACATTTTGGAGCAGAAGCATGTGGTTCTTGTTCAGCATTCTTTAGAAGAAGTGTTGTTATgggaaaaatttatacatatcATTCTGTTTATTGTAAATCAGAAAATAAATGGAAAAAATGTAGAGCATGTCGTTTACAAAAATGTTATGAAATGGGAATGATTAAATCAG CTGTTCAAAATAAAAGAGATGCTATTGGAAAACAAAGTAAACAGGGAATCATTGCTAGAGAAATAAATCGaaaaaatacattatcaaaaattattaataataatgagaTAAATAATTCTTATTTAAAATCTAGTATTTAcaattctttaaatttatctcaatcaaatttagataataaatttgatataaaaaatgaaaatattcttgatgaattatatagaaaatatcaaaatttaaaagatgatCGCAAATTATTGTATACAGAAAAATGTTCAGTCAAATTATTTGATGATCATACTAATTTAGAACCAACAGAATTAAATGATTTGAGtgaatgtttatatttattatggaGAATAGAACCTCgacttattttaaaatttatttcaacaaataaatatattaattgtttacatcctgaagaaaaattaaaaatttacaaatattttataccaATTTTTCAAGCATTAGAAGAACCATATTTAACATGGATAAATGGTGGAATTAATCTTAATTTATGGATGATggcaaataaaaaatatattaatatatctaaaattgatgaatatttttcttcacaaaatgtttttaattgtCTAAATTTAGACAAAGATACAactgtaaaattatttatttcatcatTTAGTAATGCTTTAGAATTTGTTGGTAAAGTTATGGctgaatataatataaatgaatatgaatttgtttttttaattgcattattattatttgaaccAACTATTCCAAATATCAGAGAAGaaacaatatattatcttcaaaaattaagaaatgatgtttttaatgatatgtattgttatgaaaaatataaaaatcattgTACAAATGTTGATGTAAGAATtggtaatattattatgattttAAGTGGTGTTAAAATACATACTAAAACAGTAATAAATAATCttcatattttaagaaatttttcaatacaaccaaaaaataaattatttgatatggatacacttttttttttataa
- a CDS encoding Amidinotransferase family-containing protein, with protein sequence MKSVGSIIQKVLMVPPTHFCVEYSINPWMGGIVDKNKAMEQWNNLKNLIEIEGVKVLTLEQVEGLPDMVFSCNFGLVYKNKVFISKFRHSQRKGEEKYFKKWFMDNNYEIIGDSSDDTFEGGGDAFFSDYQTLWGGYGERTDENVYNNISQLGINEFEIIKCQLVHPLYYHMDTCMSPYSETACLWYPPAFSIESQEKIKKKLPDSIEVDDEEAKKFICNSICIRNTIISPIGMKQLTKNKLMKQGYNVKEIDMSEFMKSGGACQCLVLKL encoded by the exons ATGAAAAGTGTTGGCTCTATAATTCAAAAAGTTTTGATGGTACCACCAACACATTTTTGTGTTGAATATAGTATTAATCCATGGATGGGTGGTattgttgataaaaataaagcaaTGGAACAATggaataatttaaaaaatttaattgaaatagAAGGTGTAAag gtTTTAACATTAGAACAAGTAGAAGGTCTTCCTGATATGGTATTTAGTTGTAATTTTGGattagtatataaaaataaagtatttatatcTAAGTTTAGGCATTCACAAAGAAAAGgagaagaaaaatattttaaaaaatggtttatggataataattatgaaaTAATTGGTGATTCTAGTGATGATACTTTTGAAGGTGGTGGTGATGCATTTTTTTCTGATTATCAAACATTATGGGGTGGTTATGGAGAGAGAACAGAtgaaaatgtatataataatatttcacaATTAGGGATAAATGAatttgaaattataaaatgtcaATTAGTTCATCcattatattatcatatgGATACATGTATGAGTCCATATTCTGAAACAGCTTGTTTATGGTATCCTCCTGCATTTTCTATTGAATCACAAGAGAAA attaaaaaaaaattaccagATTCAATAGAAGTTGATGATGAAGaagcaaaaaaatttatttgtaattcaATATGTATCAGAAATACAATTATATCACCAATTGGTATGAAacaattaacaaaaaataagttaatgAAGCAAGGATATAATGTTAAAGAAATTGATATGAGTGAATTTATGAAGTCTGGAGGTGCATGTCAATGTTTGGTATTGAAACTTTGA
- a CDS encoding Zinc finger, C2H2 domain and Zinc finger, RING/FYVE/PHD-type domain and Zinc finger C2H2-type/integrase DNA-binding domain and Zinc finger, C2H2-like domain-containing protein: protein MPGNDDCCYACNECTKSFPSLDQLESHIQQQHHAENASKNNNNDISLEQMDTSLSNLIENQSTNSPSSSEASEEQNENGIQKNNTYTCRFCPKVFHDRGQLNIHYTHTHRDKPQYVCETCHMVFGVKRELSTHMRIHSGEQPHKCTQCGKEFGTRQLLKKHWMWHTGERSHVCPHCKKAFFQKGHLTQHLMIHAGGRPHQCQLCQKTFIFKFDLNRHMKIHAERGFNCQKCGRSFQKQSQQTEHELKCKGSTNNSSQQSNGGGKLKSHNPSNNISTIKESITNSFRLSQSPSIQNNSNNVNSLNFNLNNFLQSAAANTNSLSQQTTNNPMNLSLPTPTNPLDALANLKQTILPNQNNMFASLLLSQLGGTPQRNNSLLAANSISCPRCSQTFNDTTSLAVHFALNHLSNNNLPTINIDDPSKLQSLMVTSPNTVGPLNQIKLDEHSDSSCASSPQKASPVSDNYSTNSSNASDAQDDTDSYRMKYEEMVSRYTALQQKFDNLVEVFQTINGENNSSTTNNKPTLPLTPSTLGMFDITKFFGMQTDV from the exons ATGCCCGGAAATGACGATTGCTGTTATGCATGTAATGAATGCACAAAATCTTTTCCGAGTCTTGATCAATTAGAAAGTCACATTCAACAACAACATCATGCTGAAAATgcttcaaaaaataataataatgatatatcaCTAGAACAAATG gaTACATCACTTTCTAATTTGATTGAAAACCAATCAACAAACTCACCTAGTAGTTCAGAAGCTTCTGAAGAACAAAATGAAAATggaatacaaaaaaataacacaTATACTTGTAGATTTTGTCCTAAAGTTTTTCATGATCGTGgacaattaaatattcattatacTCATACACATCGTGATAAACCACAATATGTTTGTGAAACATGCCACATGGTATTTGGAGTTAAAAGAGAATTAAGTACTCATATGAGAATACATTCTGGAGAACAACCACATAAATGTACTCAATGTGGTAAAGAATTTGGTACAAGacaattgttaaaaaaacattggATGTGGCACACAGGAGAACGTTCACATGTTTGCCCACATTGTAAAAAAGCATTTTTTCag aaaGGACATCTTACACAACATCTTATGATTCATGCTGGTGGACGCCCACATCAATGTCAATTATGtcaaaaaacatttatctTCAAATTTGATCTCAATCGTCATATGAAGATTCACGCTGAACGAGGTTTCAATTGTCAAAAATGTGGTAGATCATTCCAAAAACAAAGTCAACAAACAGAACACGAATTAAAATGTAAAGGATCAACAAATAATTCCTCACAACAATCTAATGGTGgtggaaaattaaaaagtcaTAATCCATCAAACAATATTTCTACAATAAAAGAATCTATTACAAATTCATTCCGTCTTTCGCAAAGTCCTTCTattcaaaataatagtaataatgtaaattcattaaatttcAATCTTAATAATTTCTTACAATCAGCTGCTGCCAATACAAATAGTTTGTCCCAACAAACCACAAATAATCCAATGAATTTATCATTACCTACACCAACAAATCCATTAGATGCATTGGCtaatttaaaacaaactATTTTAccaaatcaaaataatatgtttgcatctttattattatcacaaTTAGGAGGAACACCACAACGCAATAATTCATTATTGGCAGCTAATTCCATTTCTTGCCCACGCTGTTCTCAAACATTTAATGATACTACATCTTTAGCCGTTCATTTTGCTTTAAATCatttaagtaataataatttaccaACAATTAATATTGATGATCCATCAAAACTTCAAAGTTTAATGGTTACCTCACCAAATACTGTTGGACCActtaatcaaataaaattagatgAACATTCAGATTCATCATGTGCATCATCACCACAAAAAGCATCACCTGTTTCTGATAATTATTCAACAAATTCATCTAATGCTTCTGATGCTCAAGATGATACTGATTCATATAGAATGAAATATGAAGAAATGGTATCAAGATATACAGCTCTTCAACAAAAATTTGACAATTTAGTAGAAGTTTTTCAAACAATTAATGGTGAAAATAATTCATcaacaacaaataataaacCTACTTTACCTTTAACACCATCAACATTAGGAATGTTTGacataacaaaattttttggtATGCAAACAGatgtttaa
- a CDS encoding Anion exchange protein family and Bicarbonate transporter, eukaryotic family and Bicarbonate transporter, C-terminal domain and Band 3 cytoplasmic domain and Phosphotransferase/anion transporter domain-containing protein: MDKKTSIDNLIDHSHVVEKTDKSTTEIKVVKPESALKRKSSASHPVQHVKFKLGAGDDEGHYSNEPLSFNEYENDIRTQNGRKENKQLLIEKNKSDIDRIASKSTISSLENNESSNDHSHYYHDINPEKVDGEVLVELFDLKNPVTEGKNKFWEQTSRWLKYEEDAEEINNRWGQPHVAFLSFDSLIQLRKVMSKGEFHFDADINNFNELYSLLAQSLYSEGLLKCDQADGVKHIKDILTLNHKSVGRKVSRSNTQASSILSINFSNSFSRNRSTSQTRSASFQTKTSLSSLKPHSGCETVKLINNDISTKINENRSFPNLRKVNESNDNINDCIEKPKRRLSVFQMFSEKNSSDGLEKKNSFYHKYDDIFKNLPKGCEKANVLCGCIPDMTKARLVMIRLKNAVYLDDFSDSNLPLRFIFVVLGPVLDEGSYHELGRALSTLLADSHFRRIAYASYSKSDLIDAVDYFLNDSIVIPPGGVDNKKLLWNNEIKRFIKKKRADIIMTERKGAVMNVLTRSDLQKVHASAHHSINMSHHNFSNDEKKDSKCSMFKGLRNDIISRIKHYTTDITDAFNLQCLSSVVFMFFACFAPAITFGGLMGSYTEGQMGVTETLMAQCICGILWGFFGCQPLIIMSATGPVLVFEAALYTFCQNFHLDFLTIRLITDGSRLLKYVTRYTEDIFATLISFIFITESLKFIKHTFHDHPVENFAYYQEFHNKCGNVSTIQNIKKVPDVDAFKNLIEIEPNTALLTAMITFGVFAFAFCLKKLRDSFFLGRQARRLVGDFGVLISIATFAIIVRVFFKDPYISTLEMKKDFDFTNSTARGHGLIIYPKLASDDLFFGCCVGFGVALLVFILLFVETEITELLLDRKERGLKKGSGRDWDLLLVGLLCLLMSFIGLPWMCAAAVQSLAHCGSLTVMKKKVPGARPEVDYVIEQRITTIGIGLSIGVVAFFGEYLQLPMAALFGVFLYLGVMNLSGVQLKSRIILFFIPEKYHPVVPYTENVRLRKMHLYTTIQILCLIFIIFIKTYFALLFPFILIIFILIRLFIFPYIFNEKELKALDGEDDQDDDEWMERDFYENAPIPV; encoded by the exons ATGGATAAAAAAACTTCCATTGACAATTTAATTGATCATTCTCATGTAGTTGAGAAAACTGATAAATCTACCACAGAAATTAAAGTAGTAAAGCCTGAAAGTgctttaaaaagaaaatcttCTGCATCTCATCCTGTTCAAcatgttaaatttaaacttGGTGCTG gtGATGATGAAGGGCATTATTCAAATGAGccattatcatttaatgaatatgaaaatgatattaGAACACAAAATGGTCGtaaagaaaataaacaattattaattgaaaaaaacaAAAGTGACATTGACAGGATTGCTTCTAAGTCAACAATAAGTTctttagaaaataatgaatCATCAAATGATCATAGTCATTATTATCATGATATAAATCCTGAAAAAGTTGATGGAGAAGTATTAGTTGAGTtgtttgatttaaaaaatccaGTAACAGaaggaaaaaataaattttgggAACAAACTTCACGTTGGTTAAAATATGAAGAAGATGCTGAAGAGATAAATAATCGTTGGGGACAACCACATGTAGCTTTTTTAAGTTTTGATTCTTTAATTCAATTAAGGAAAGTTATGAGTAAAGGAGAATTTCATTTTGATGCcgatattaataattttaatgagtTATACAGTTTACTTGCTCAATCATTATATTCAGAAGGTTTATTGAAATGTGATCAAGCTGATGGTGTAAAACATATAAAAGATATCTTAACATTAAATCATAAATCAGTTGGTAGAAAAGTATCCCGAAGTAATACACAAGCTAGTTctatattatcaattaatttttcaaatagtTTTTCAAGAAATAGATCAACATCACAAACACGTTCGGCATCTTTTCAAACAAAAACTTCATTATCATCATTAAAACCTCATTCTGGTTGTGAAAcagtaaaattaataaataatgatatttcaactaaaattaatgaaaatcgTAGTTTTCCAAATTTAAGAAAAGTTAATGAatcaaatgataatattaatgattgTATAGAAAAACCTAAAAGACGTTTATCAGTATTTCAAATGTTTTCTGAAAAAAATTCATCTGATGgattagaaaaaaagaattcattttatcataaatatgatgatatatttaaaaatcttcCAAAAGGTTGTGAAAAAGCAAATGTTTTATGTGGTTGTATACCTGATATGACAAAAGCTAGATTAGTTATGATTCGTTTAAAAAATGCCGTTTATTTAGATGATTTTTCTGATTCTAATTTACCATTACGTTTCATATTTGTTGTTCTTGGACCAGTTCTTGATGAAGGTAGTTATCATGAATTAGGTCGAGCTTTGTCAACACTTTTAGCTGATTCT CATTTTCGACGTATTGCATACGCTTCATATAGTAAATCTGATCTTATTGACGCTGTTGATTATTTCTTAAACGATTCTATTGTAATTCCTCCAGGAGGT gttgataataagaaattgttatggaataatgaaattaaacGTTTTATAAAGAAGAAACGTGCTGATATTATAATGACAGAACGCAAag gTGCCGTTATGAATGTTTTAACTCGTAGTGATTTACAAAAAGTTCATGCTTCAGCTCATCATTCAATTAATATGTCACatcataatttttctaatgatgaaaaaaaagattcaaAATGTTCAATGTTTAAAGGATTACGTAATGATATTATATCAAGAATTAAACATTATACAACTGATATAACAGATGCCTTTAATTTACAATGTCTTAGTTCAGTtgtttttatgttttttgcTTGTTTTGCTCCAGCAATTACTTTTGGTGGTTTAATGGGTTCATATACTGAAGGACAAATGGGTGTCACTGAAACTTTAATGGCTCAATGTATTTGTGGAATATTATGGGGATTTTTTGGCTGTCAACCTCTTATTATTATGAGTGCTACAGGGCCTGTTTTAGTTTTTGAAGCTGCattatatacattttgtcaaaattttcatttagaTTTTCTAACGATTCGCCTTATAACTG ATGGTTcaagattattaaaatatgtcaCAAGATATACAGAAGATATTTTCGCAACacttatatcatttatatttataacgGAAAgtcttaaatttattaaacatacTTTTCATGATCATCCTGTGGAAAATTTTGCCTATTATCAAGAATTTCATAATAAATGTGGTAATGTATCAActattcaaaatataaaaaaagttccAGATGTTGatgcttttaaaaatttaattg AAATAGAACCAAATACAGCATTATTAACCGCAATGATAACATTTGGTGTTTTTGCTTTTGCTTTttgtttgaaaaaattacGTGATAGTTTTTTTCTGGGAAGACAAGCTAGAAGACTTGTTGGTGATTTTGGTGTATTAATATCAATTGCTACATTTGCTATAATAGTAagagttttttttaaagatccATATATATCAACATtagaaatgaaaaaagattttGATTTTACAAATAGTACAGCAAGAGGACATggtttaattatatatccAAAATTAGCTAGtgatgatttattttttggttGTTGTGTTGGTTTTGGTGTTGCATTacttgtttttattttattatttgttgaaACAGAAATTACTGAATTATTGTTAGACAGAAAAGAACGAGGTCTAAAAAAAGGTAGTGGTCGAGATTGGGATTTACTTTTAGTTGGTTTATTATGCCTTTTAATGTCATTTATTGGTTTACCATGGATGTGTGCTGCTGCTGTTCAATCACTTGCACATTGTGGTTCATTAACagtaatgaaaaaaaaagttcctGGTGCAAGACCTGAAGTTGATTATGTTATTGAACAAAGAATAACAACAATTGGTATTGGATTAAGTATAGGTGTTGTAGCATTTTTTGGTGAATATTTACAATTACCAATGGCAGCATTATTTGgtgtatttttatatcttggTGTAATGAATCTTTCTGGCGTTCAATTAAAGTCaagaattattttgttttttattccTGAAAAATATCATCCAGTTGTTCCTTATACTGAAAATGTTAGATTAAGAAAAATGCATCTCTATACAACAATACAAATATTATGTCtgatatttatcatttttatcaaaacatACTTTGCACTACTTTTCccatttattttgattatttttattttaataagacTTTTCATATTtccttatatttttaatgaaaaagaacTTAAAGCT tTAGATGGAGAGGATGATCAAGATGATGATGAATGGATGGAAAGAGATTTCTATGAAAATGCACCTATTcctgtttaa
- a CDS encoding Purine nucleoside phosphorylase, producing MAEIKTRLSLDKEQILKHEDSISPFPEDSWKNHSLFRRKIDPKNYDDIIEVTGYIKKIAQLEEIPTHGIICGSGLGGIGDIVKDPIIVPYYKIPGFPIPKVPGHKGNLLFGKIGNKYVACLQGRFHPYEHDMDMALCSIPIRILHLLGVKTLVVSNAAGGINPNFEYGDLMIIKDHIFMPGLCGFSPFVGLKDQRFGARFVSVHDAYDINIRKLALKIGNELGIRISEGIYVMSSGPQYETPAEVVLYKNVGADALGMSTCHEVTVARQCGIKCFAFSLITNIANTDADKSVVVSHEEVLEISANASARACNFVMKLLDTME from the exons atgGCTGAGATTAAAACTCGTCTATCACTTGACAAagaacaaattttaaaacatgaAGATAGTATTTCACCTTTCCCAGAAGATTCATGGAAAAATCATTCACTttttagaagaaaaataGA tccAAAAAATTACGATGATATTATTGAAGTTACtggatatataaaaaaaattgcacAATTAGAAGAAATACCAACACATGGAATTATATGCGGATCTGGTTTAGGTGGTATAGGAGATATTGTTAAAGATCCAATTATAGTaccatattataaaattccTGGTTTTCCAATTCCTAAAGTACCAGGACATAAaggaaatttattatttggtAAAATTGGTAATAAATATGTTGCTTGTCTTCAAGGAAGATTTCATCCATATGAACATGATATGGATATGGCACTTTGTTCAATACCAATACGTATATTACATTTACTTGGTGTTAAAACATTAGTTGTATCAAATGCTGCTGGTGGAATAAATCCAAATTTTGAGTATGGTGATTTAATGATTATCAAAGATCATATATTTATGCCTGGTTTATGTGGTTTTTCACCATTTGTTGGTTTAAAAGATCAACGTTTTGGAGCAAGATTTGTTTCAGTTCATGATGCatatgatattaatataagaaaattagCTCTTAAAATTGGAAATGAACTTGGTATTCGTATATCTGAAGGTATATATGTAATGTCAAGTGGTCCACAATATGAGACACCAGCGGAAGTagtattatacaaaaatgtAGGTGCTGATGCACTTGGTATGTCTACATGTCATGAAGTTACAGTTGCAAGACAATGTGGTATTAAATGTTTTGCATTTTCTCTTATAACTAATATTGCTAATACTGATGCTGATAAATCTGTTGTGGTTTCACATGAAGAAGTATTAGAAATTTCTGCAAATGCTTCAGCTCGTGCATGTAATTTTGTAATGAAATTACTTGATACTATGgaatag